The Narcine bancroftii isolate sNarBan1 chromosome 6, sNarBan1.hap1, whole genome shotgun sequence genome window below encodes:
- the LOC138735938 gene encoding aurora kinase C-like isoform X1, whose protein sequence is MEKLATQGAGKMTAKRFVESQRNLQNQPPLESLPAQQKVSTCNVGQQRPPLRARNLPANPVSTKGQVPADQMKHVMQVTPHLKQACQKVQQICEPTRNPTTTQSVEVPNNGKNAENKSVDRQNGSEKKKKQWCLDDFDIGRPLGKGKFGNVYLARERQSRFILALKVLFKSQLEKAGVEHQLRREVEIQSHLRHPNILRLFGYFHDVSKVYLILEYAPHGELYKQLQKCGKFDDGRSATYMSELADALLYCHSKKVIHRDIKPENLLLGVNGELKIADFGWSVHAPGSRRSTLCGTLDYLPPEMIEGKMHDENVDLWSLGVLCYEFLVGHPPFEAVDRQTTFRKISKDSNCQPLITKVIKEGIKLKACGFKVTKSSGKPEDWETFKKQQGTTKQAIKKRKVDLDFPSFLSEGAKDLISRLLKHNPNQRLALTGVLEHSWVVKNSTKPTTGSYKKEPSTSSNPNL, encoded by the exons ATGGAGAAACTCGCAACACAAGGAGCTGGCAAg atGACAGCAAAACGTTTTGTGGAATCTCAGCGAAATTTGCAGAATCAACCACCCTTGGAGAGTTTGCCAGCTCAACAAAAGGTCTCTACTTGTAATGTAGGCCAGCAACGTCCACCTCTTAGAGCACGAAATTTACCTGCCAATCCAGTTTCAACCAAGGGCCAAGTGCCAGCTGATCAAATGAAACATGTCATGCAAGTAACTCCACACTTGAAGCAGGCTTGCCAAAAGGTTCAGCAAATTTGTGAACCAACGAGAAATCCAACCACCACGCAGTCTGTTGAAGTTCCAAATAATG gTAAAAATGCAGAGAATAAATCGGTTGATCGTCAAAAtggaagtgaaaagaaaaa aaaacagtGGTGCTTGGATGACTTTGATATTGGGCGTCCACTTGGAAAAGGTAAATTTGGAAATGTGTACTTGGCACGTGAACGACAGTCCAGATTTATCTTGGCGCTAAAAGTGCTTTTCAAATCTCAACTTGAGAAAGCTGGTGTGGAACACCAactcagaagagaagttgaaattCAATCACATCTCAG GCATCCCAATATTTTAAGACTCTTTGGCTACTTCCATGATGTTTCCAAAGTTTATTTGATCTTGGAGTATGCTCCTCATGGTGAACTTTACAAACAGCTGCAGAAATGTGGAAAATTTGATGATGGGCGAAGTGCTACG TATATGTCAGAATTGGCTGATGCACTTCTATATTGCCATTCAAAGAAAGTGATTCATAGGGATATTAAGCCAGAAAATTTGCTGCTTGGAGTGAATGGAGAACTGAAAATTGCAGATTTTGGATGGTCTGTGCATGCTCCAGGGTCCAG GAGATCAACACTGTGTGGCACTTTGGACTATCTGCCACCAGAGATGATTGAGGGCAAAATGCATGATGAGAATGTTGACCTTTGGAGCCTTGGTGTTCTATGTTATGAATTTTTAGTTGGTCATCCTCCATTTGAAGCAGTTGATCGTCAGACAACCTTTCGGAAAATTTCTAAA gacagtaACTGCCAGCCTTTGATAACCAAGGtgataaaggaaggcatcaaacttaAAGCTTGTGGGTTCAAAGTCACCAAGAGCAGTGGAAaaccagaagattgggaaaccttTAAGAAGCAACAAGGAACCACAAAACAAGCTATAAAGAAAAGGAAG gttGACCTTGACTTTCCATCATTCCTCTCAGAGGGTGCAAAGGATCTCATTAGTAGATTGCTTAAACACAACCCCAATCAACGGCTAGCTCTGACAGGTGTTCTTGAACATTCCTGGGTGGTTAAAAATTCCACTAAACCAACTACAGGGAGTTATAAAAAGGAACCTTCAACTTCATCTAATCCCAATCTTTAA
- the LOC138735938 gene encoding aurora kinase C-like isoform X2 codes for MEKLATQGAGKMTAKRFVESQRNLQNQPPLESLPAQQKVSTCNVGQQRPPLRARNLPANPVSTKGQVPADQMKHVMQVTPHLKQACQKVQQICEPTRNPTTTQSVEVPNNGKNAENKSVDRQNGSEKKKKQWCLDDFDIGRPLGKGKFGNVYLARERQSRFILALKVLFKSQLEKAGVEHQLRREVEIQSHLRHPNILRLFGYFHDVSKVYLILEYAPHGELYKQLQKCGKFDDGRSATYMSELADALLYCHSKKVIHRDIKPENLLLGVNGELKIADFGWSVHAPGSRRSTLCGTLDYLPPEMIEGKMHDENVDLWSLGVLCYEFLVGHPPFEAVDRQTTFRKISKVDLDFPSFLSEGAKDLISRLLKHNPNQRLALTGVLEHSWVVKNSTKPTTGSYKKEPSTSSNPNL; via the exons ATGGAGAAACTCGCAACACAAGGAGCTGGCAAg atGACAGCAAAACGTTTTGTGGAATCTCAGCGAAATTTGCAGAATCAACCACCCTTGGAGAGTTTGCCAGCTCAACAAAAGGTCTCTACTTGTAATGTAGGCCAGCAACGTCCACCTCTTAGAGCACGAAATTTACCTGCCAATCCAGTTTCAACCAAGGGCCAAGTGCCAGCTGATCAAATGAAACATGTCATGCAAGTAACTCCACACTTGAAGCAGGCTTGCCAAAAGGTTCAGCAAATTTGTGAACCAACGAGAAATCCAACCACCACGCAGTCTGTTGAAGTTCCAAATAATG gTAAAAATGCAGAGAATAAATCGGTTGATCGTCAAAAtggaagtgaaaagaaaaa aaaacagtGGTGCTTGGATGACTTTGATATTGGGCGTCCACTTGGAAAAGGTAAATTTGGAAATGTGTACTTGGCACGTGAACGACAGTCCAGATTTATCTTGGCGCTAAAAGTGCTTTTCAAATCTCAACTTGAGAAAGCTGGTGTGGAACACCAactcagaagagaagttgaaattCAATCACATCTCAG GCATCCCAATATTTTAAGACTCTTTGGCTACTTCCATGATGTTTCCAAAGTTTATTTGATCTTGGAGTATGCTCCTCATGGTGAACTTTACAAACAGCTGCAGAAATGTGGAAAATTTGATGATGGGCGAAGTGCTACG TATATGTCAGAATTGGCTGATGCACTTCTATATTGCCATTCAAAGAAAGTGATTCATAGGGATATTAAGCCAGAAAATTTGCTGCTTGGAGTGAATGGAGAACTGAAAATTGCAGATTTTGGATGGTCTGTGCATGCTCCAGGGTCCAG GAGATCAACACTGTGTGGCACTTTGGACTATCTGCCACCAGAGATGATTGAGGGCAAAATGCATGATGAGAATGTTGACCTTTGGAGCCTTGGTGTTCTATGTTATGAATTTTTAGTTGGTCATCCTCCATTTGAAGCAGTTGATCGTCAGACAACCTTTCGGAAAATTTCTAAA gttGACCTTGACTTTCCATCATTCCTCTCAGAGGGTGCAAAGGATCTCATTAGTAGATTGCTTAAACACAACCCCAATCAACGGCTAGCTCTGACAGGTGTTCTTGAACATTCCTGGGTGGTTAAAAATTCCACTAAACCAACTACAGGGAGTTATAAAAAGGAACCTTCAACTTCATCTAATCCCAATCTTTAA